From bacterium, the proteins below share one genomic window:
- a CDS encoding ribonuclease H-like domain-containing protein, with the protein MPKNLRERLSNLTGRGEAPPEVEVTRDAESVRERLRRLLVSKGRPLPPEDRLPAEPVRRSVRAPIEELVDGAWEDTPFGRVFVVERRLPAAEHHAGSPLDAILAHPPENLALVEEMPPAGFAFSSAIFLDTETTGLAGGTGTFPFLVGLGRFEGDEYVLRQFFLDDPGAERGLLNILADMIGGSSGLVTYNGKAFDWPLVKTRFVLNGIRPKFLDLEPPHVDLLSWARRLWKLRLGSCSLADVERGVMGLERTDDIPGAEIPALYFAYLRGAPVGERMARVFYHNEFDIKSLAVLAARALNLAENPIERYEDPAELYACCHLPRMGDRRGELLSAAIAVGLPEEIDRRARWELSLHHKRRGELSEARTLWGHLRRGPYDLRPYEEEAKFLEHGIRDLTAAKGLVEEALQRCGSGVTDSYARARQRGALMYRLKRIERKLAGLMVEDDEVYDPGGDHA; encoded by the coding sequence ATGCCGAAAAACCTCCGCGAGCGCCTGTCAAACCTGACCGGGAGGGGGGAGGCCCCCCCCGAGGTCGAGGTGACCCGGGACGCCGAATCTGTCAGGGAGCGGCTCCGACGGCTCCTGGTATCGAAGGGGCGCCCTTTGCCGCCCGAGGACCGGCTACCCGCCGAGCCCGTCCGGCGGTCCGTCCGTGCGCCCATCGAGGAGCTGGTGGACGGCGCGTGGGAAGATACGCCATTCGGGCGCGTGTTCGTCGTCGAGCGACGGCTCCCCGCCGCCGAACACCATGCCGGATCCCCCCTCGACGCCATCCTGGCCCATCCCCCGGAAAACCTGGCCCTGGTGGAGGAGATGCCCCCCGCGGGCTTCGCGTTCTCCAGCGCGATTTTTCTGGACACCGAGACCACGGGGCTCGCCGGCGGCACCGGCACCTTCCCCTTCCTCGTCGGTCTGGGGCGCTTCGAGGGCGACGAGTACGTCCTGCGGCAGTTCTTCTTGGACGACCCGGGGGCGGAGCGCGGCCTTTTAAATATCCTGGCGGATATGATCGGCGGTTCGTCGGGCCTGGTCACTTACAACGGCAAGGCCTTCGACTGGCCCCTGGTCAAGACGCGCTTCGTGTTGAACGGTATCCGCCCGAAATTCCTGGACCTCGAACCGCCCCACGTGGACCTTCTTTCCTGGGCCCGGCGCCTGTGGAAACTGCGCCTGGGGAGCTGCTCCCTGGCCGACGTGGAGCGCGGGGTGATGGGCCTGGAGCGCACGGACGACATCCCCGGCGCGGAGATTCCCGCCCTCTACTTCGCCTATCTCCGGGGCGCGCCGGTGGGTGAGCGGATGGCGAGGGTTTTTTATCACAACGAGTTCGACATCAAGTCCCTGGCCGTCCTCGCGGCCCGCGCCCTCAACCTGGCCGAGAATCCCATTGAGCGCTACGAGGACCCGGCGGAGCTTTACGCCTGCTGCCACCTGCCCCGGATGGGCGACCGGCGGGGGGAGCTTCTGTCCGCCGCCATCGCGGTGGGCCTGCCGGAGGAAATTGATCGGCGGGCCCGCTGGGAGCTCTCCCTCCACCACAAGCGTCGCGGGGAGTTGTCCGAGGCCCGGACGCTTTGGGGCCACCTGCGCCGGGGCCCCTACGACCTCCGGCCCTACGAGGAGGAGGCCAAGTTCCTGGAGCACGGCATCCGGGACCTGACCGCCGCCAAGGGGCTGGTCGAGGAGGCGCTTCAGCGGTGCGGCAGCGGGGTGACCGATTCCTACGCCCGCGCCCGGCAGCGGGGGGCGCTCATGTACCGCCTGAAGCGTATTGAGCGGAAACTGGCCGGACTGATGGTGGAGGACGACGAGGTGTACGATCCGGGCGGCGACCATGCCTGA
- the mutL gene encoding DNA mismatch repair endonuclease MutL produces MPDGMIKILPPFVAERIAAGEVVERPASVVKELVENSLDARAGRIEVELEAGGKSLIRVTDDGVGMTPEDAVACFKRHATSKIDRYEDLELIRTYGFRGEALPSIGAVSRVRLLTRFRDRDRGTEVVYEGSRLLRHGEAGAPVGTDVVVRDLFYNVPARRKFLKTDTGERAACVDIVARMALVRPETAFHLLADGKTVLVLPPADGHRRVLDYFGKSSRGGERIEYESPGVGAVRGVIWHPNVLHRPNRRGILVYVNGRPVDDRLVVDSVTGACRGITPIQRFPQAVIFLDLPGSRVDVNVHPAKSLVKYADEGAVRRLVKAGVARALSEAGVDLTAAMPLATGEPGRPLDRRPYPSSGRREAYEPDDVPFGEGPGNSVHEPMGPLPRSPLSCRPASSCRLRRRAAFPNTSSFW; encoded by the coding sequence ATGCCTGACGGGATGATCAAGATTCTGCCGCCCTTCGTGGCGGAGCGCATCGCCGCCGGCGAGGTAGTGGAGCGGCCGGCCTCCGTGGTCAAGGAGCTCGTGGAGAACTCCCTGGACGCCCGGGCCGGGCGCATCGAGGTGGAGCTGGAGGCGGGCGGCAAGTCCCTCATCCGCGTGACCGACGACGGCGTCGGGATGACCCCCGAGGATGCGGTGGCCTGCTTCAAGCGCCACGCCACCAGCAAGATTGACCGCTACGAGGACCTGGAGCTGATCCGGACCTACGGCTTCCGCGGCGAGGCCCTGCCCAGCATCGGCGCCGTCTCGCGCGTCCGCCTACTGACGCGCTTCCGCGACCGGGACCGGGGGACGGAAGTGGTGTACGAGGGCAGCAGGCTCCTGCGCCACGGCGAGGCCGGGGCACCGGTCGGGACCGACGTCGTCGTACGCGACCTTTTTTACAACGTTCCCGCCCGGCGCAAGTTCCTCAAGACGGACACCGGCGAACGCGCGGCCTGCGTGGACATCGTCGCCCGCATGGCCCTGGTCCGGCCCGAAACCGCCTTTCACCTCCTTGCCGACGGGAAGACCGTACTCGTCCTCCCTCCCGCCGACGGGCACCGGCGCGTGTTGGACTACTTCGGGAAATCCTCCCGGGGCGGGGAGCGCATCGAGTACGAGAGCCCGGGCGTGGGCGCGGTCCGCGGGGTCATCTGGCACCCCAACGTGCTGCACCGGCCGAACCGCCGCGGGATACTGGTTTACGTGAACGGCCGCCCGGTGGACGACCGGCTGGTCGTGGACTCGGTGACCGGGGCCTGCCGCGGAATCACGCCGATCCAGCGGTTCCCCCAGGCGGTCATTTTCCTCGACCTCCCCGGGTCCCGGGTGGACGTCAACGTGCACCCGGCGAAATCCCTAGTCAAGTACGCCGACGAGGGCGCCGTCCGGCGTCTGGTTAAGGCCGGGGTGGCGCGGGCGCTCTCCGAGGCCGGGGTGGACCTCACCGCGGCGATGCCGCTGGCCACGGGGGAGCCCGGCAGGCCGCTCGACCGCCGACCTTACCCATCCTCCGGTCGGCGGGAAGCGTACGAGCCCGACGATGTGCCCTTCGGCGAGGGCCCCGGAAACTCGGTCCACGAACCGATGGGCCCCCTTCCGCGCTCCCCGCTCTCCTGCCGCCCCGCGTCGAGCTGTCGGCTGCGGAGGCGGGCCGCGTTTCCGAACACCTCGAGCTTCTGGTAA